Proteins encoded in a region of the Oncorhynchus clarkii lewisi isolate Uvic-CL-2024 chromosome 18, UVic_Ocla_1.0, whole genome shotgun sequence genome:
- the LOC139372462 gene encoding T-cell surface antigen CD2-like, which yields MACTLPLAFLVLHGFISLSAEDSCEYYFQPGADFSIPLKYTDLSSKDITWKYNGNVIFRRKNGKFKPGKTEDILEDGSLQLKGLVSANEGTYKAEVFNIDGKSIKDQSFRLCMKEKVSKPSVKFTCSDKDVTFTCILTNTEGVTFKWRKNGEPLNGGKKTTLIIGLKQLKELDTFTCSAVNEVSEETSDIIKPTCKAVSKSIDQLLLFGFDFWTMVGILAGGGGLVLLLIIITLVCCCLSRRKSQMHFEEERELRLAPLTKTQHPYHSEGQTTHPSHPEGQKQRQTPPGGAPPGSTGPRPTARASSQAAPQPRAQSPGSREASTDTNR from the exons ATGGCCTGTACATTACCACTGGCATTCCTTGTCCTTCATGGATTTATCTCTCTTTCGGCAGAAG ATTCATGCGAATATTATTTCCAACCTGGAGCTGACTTCTCCATCCCTCTGAAATACACTGACTTGAGTTCGAAAGATATAACCTGGAAATACAATGGCAACGTTATATTTAGAAGAAAGAATGGAAAGTTCAAACCAGGCAAGACTGAGGACATCTTAGAGGATGGGTCTCTCCAACTGAAAGGCCTGGTGTCGGCAAACGAAGGTACTTATAAAGCAGAAGTGTTCAACATCGACGGGAAAAGCATCAAAGATCAGTCCTTCAGACTGTGTATGAAGG AGAAGGTCTCCAAGCCCTCAGTGAAATTCACCTGTTCTGATAAGGACGTCACCTTTACCTGTATCTTGACTAACACTGAGGGAGTGACTTTCAAGTGGAGAAAGAACGGAGAGCCTttaaatgggggaaaaaaaacaacctTGATCATCGGTCTGAAACAACTGAAAGAGCTGGACACCTTCACCTGCTCTGCAGTCAATGAGGTCAGCGAGGAGACAAGTGACATCATCAAACCAACATGCAAGG CTGTCTCAAAATCGATTGATCAGCTTTTACTGTTTGGTTTTGATTTCTGGACCATGGTGGGTATCCTGGCCGGGGGAGGGGGCTTGgtactcctcctcatcatcatcaccttgGTGTGCTGTTGCCTCAGCCGACGCAAGAGCCAGATGCACTTTGAAG AGGAAAGAGAGTTGAGACTAGCCCCCCTGACCAAGACCCAGCATCCTTACCACTCAGAGGGCCAGACAACGCATCCTTCTCACCCAGAGGGCCAGAAGCAAAGGCAGACACCCCCCGGTGGGGCCCCACCTGGTTCCACCGGCCCCAGGCCCACGGCCAGAGCCTCCAGCCAGGCCGCGCCCCaacccagagcccagagcccaggCTCGAGGGAGGCCTCCACAGACACCAATCGATGA